The nucleotide window CCGCAGATCGGGCACGGCTACGCGAGCAGCAGCGCGACACTGTCGTCGACGTGGTGACCCGCTACAACCCCGAGGCAGTCGTCTGCGTCGGCGTCCCGTTCGGTCACACCAGACCGCAGTGGATCCTTCCGCACGGCGGCCCGATCACCGTCGATGGTGTGGGCCGTCGAATCTTCGCCGACTACCGATAGATTGTGCTCAGATGCCGATCGAGACCGGATATCACGACGAACTCGGTGAGTTCTTCGCGCAGAACGCCAACACCAGCCCCTACAACGCGTACACCGATCGGCCGGCGATGCTGGCGCTCGCTGGTGACGTCGCCAACGCGGACATCCTCGATGTCGGCTGCGGTGCCGGCCACTACGCAGCCGAACTGCTGGCGCGAGGCGCCCGGGTGACCGGCATCGACGCAAGCGCCACAGTGCTCCGCCATGCCCACTCACGTGCCGCCCGAGCGGAGTTGCGCCTGCACGACCTGGAACAGCCGTTGGACTTCGCCGCTGACGCGTCCTTCGACGGGATCGTCTGCGCTCTGGTCATCCACCACGTGACCAACCGGCGACAGTTGCTCGCCGAGATGCGCCGAGTCCTACGTCCCGCCGGCTGGCTGGTCATCTCGATCACTCATCCGACAGCTGACTGGCGATACTTCGGCGGTTCCTACTACGACCAGTCCTGGGTCGACCTGCCGCACGGGCCCGGGGTCCTCCACTTCCAGCGCACGACGCTGGAAGCATTCCTCGGCGAACTCCTGGACGCCGGATTCACTCTGGAGAAGCTCGTCGAGCCGCGGCCGGGCGCCGAACTCCGAGAGGTCGACGAAGCCGCGTACACCCGTCTCACCGAACGGCCGTCCTTCCTCGCCGCACGACTGCGGTCCGGAGTTTGAGAACGGACGGCTGACGGTGGACCGGCACCAGTCATGGTCGGGAAGCTACGGGTATGGAACCGACACAGACGGCGCTCATCGTGCCGATACCCGAGGCCGAGGAGGCGGTGGGCCAGTTCCGGGCATCGCTGGACCCGGCCGCCTCCTGGGGCGTGCCAGCGCACGTGACCGTCCTCTACCCGTTCCTACCTCCGCAGCGGATCAACGAGCAGGCCCTGGCCGTGCTGCGCGAGACCCTTGCCGAGATACCAAGGTTCGACGTCGCACTGACGCACGTCGGCTGGTTCGGTGACGCGGTCGTCTGGCTTGCCCCGCAGCCAGACCGGCCCTTCCGCGACCTCACCGAGGCAGTGTGGCAACGGTTTCCCGAGGCACCCCCGTACGCCGGGGCGCACAGCGATGTGGTGCCGCACCTGACCATTGGTCACGACGCCGCCAAGCCCGTGTTGAGCCACGCCGCGGAAACCATCTCCGCTCACCTGCCGATCAACGCGGCGATCGACAGGGTCCGGCTCATCGCCGGAACACCGGACGTCAGCCCGTGGCGCACCGTCCGTGAGTTCCCGTTGGGCACCCACCCTTAGCGGCGGCTGGTACGGGGCTACAAGCGATCTCGGCATGACCTCCAGGCACGGCCGTTGGCCGGATTTCCCCGGACGTCCCGCCCTACAGGTCACGGCTTGTCGATGAGCGCGATCAGCGCGGCGTCGCCCTGCGCGTTGATCACAGGATCAGGAGCGGCTCCCATGGTGACTCGACGGCAGCCGTCGAGTTCGACGTAGGTGTGCGGGCCACTGCCGGTCAACGGACTCAGCACCGCGAAGCGGCTGGCGCGGGTATGGCACGGGTTCGCCGGCCCGGACGAGCGCAGCGCACCCTCGATCGCTGCCCGTCGGTCCTCCGGCAGCACCGTCCCGTGCGCGAAGTCGCCGTCTAGCATGCGGCTTCCCTGCTGACTCTTCGGCACGTCGTAGACGCAGAGGCGGACCTGCTGCCTGGCGGGGAACGGCTCCGGCAGGGCGCCGGGACGGGCGTCAGGGTCGCTCGTCCTCGCCAGCGCTGTCATGTCGCACCCCGCCGTGGGCGACTCGGCGAGCCGATGGGTTGCCACGGTGGTCAGCGGCAGGGCATGAAGGGCTTCACTGACCGCGTCGGGGAGATGGTTGTGGCAGGTAGCGAGTGGTATGCCGGGCCGTGTCCACCGGCCCTCCGCGTCAACGAGCGCGAGCCAGGGTGCCATCTGCAGGTTCGCCCTGCAGAGGGGGTTGGGATTCTGTGGCGCATCAGGCAGGCGGAGCACGGCGGCGAGGGCGGCGAGGGCGGCGGCGTCGTAGCTGCGCTGTTCCGTCACCAGCACGTCCTCGCCCACGTTAGCGCGTTGGACCAGCCGGCAGATGACGGCCTCGGCGGGGATGAAGCCATCGCCGAGGCGGGGCAGGGCGGCTGCCTCCTCGGTCCGGACATTGAAGCCGCGCTTGACCATCTCCGGTGCAGCCTCGACGCACGAAGTCCACTGCCCCTGTCCGCCGGAATCGCCCGCCATCGAGGGGGCACGGTTGCCATCGGTGAGGATCTGCGCCCCTCCGACGCCCAGCCCAACGGCCACGGCAACGGCGAGCGCGGCGCTCCCGATCAGGCGCTGCCGGTGCCGGCGGACGCGCCTCGCCACCTCGACAACCCGATCCGGTGGTGGCGTCAGTGGGGGAACGGCGCTTGTCAACAGGAGCCTGATGTCCTCATCTTCACGCGTCACTTCGCGACCTCCAAGCGGCAAACAGCTCAAGATTCGGATCGGTACGCAGAATCCGTAGGGCACGGAAGGCCTGCACCTTGACCGTGTTGTGCGAGCAGCCGAGCACTTCCGCTGTCCGCTGCACCGTCAGGTCCTCGACGTAGCGGAGCACCACGATCGCCCGCTGCTGCCGGCTGAGCCGGGCCAACGCGCGGCGTACCGCGTCCCGGTCAACGGACTCCCCTGCCACGTCGCCACGTGAGGGCCCGTCCGGTGGCTGGCTTGGAATCTCGCTGCGCCAGCGCCGCCGCCACCAGGAGACGTAGGTGGTGAACAACGCTCGGCGCAGGTACGCCTCGGGATGCCCGGCGCTCCTGATCGTGGCCCAGCGCCGCCAGACGTCTGCCAGGACCGTCTGCAACAGGTCCTCGGCGCGCCCGGCGTCACCGGTGAGCAGCCAGGCCGAACGCAGCAGTGCATCGGAGCGCGCCGCGACGAACTCGGCGAAGCCTTCCGGTGGCGCCAGTTCCCGAGGTCGTTGCATCGTGTGTGTACCTCCCACCACTTGAACGCTCTGGGAGGCCAGCGAGGTTAACGCTGGAACGGCCGGGGTTCGGGGCCCTCAGGGTCTTGTCGGCCGCGAGCGCTGCTGGCCGCAACAGCATCGAAGGCCCTGGCTGGGACTCTCGTCCTGGCCAGGGCCTTCGCGGTGGAGCGGGTGACGGGAATCGAACCCGCACTGTCAGCTTGGGAAGCTGATGTTCTGCCATTGAACTACACCCGCAAGCGGCACCACTGTACCCGAGTGGTCGAGCCCGTGCACCCAGGTACCCCCGCCCGCCGTTGCTGTTCGCGTACCGCACCGCCCGGGTCGGTCCGGTTGATCCACTCGGCTTTCTGGAAGTCGGGGCATCCGAAGCGCCGGGACACCGCGGTTTCACCGAAACCGAGTTGATCATGCAGCGTCGGGGCGGACGGGTGCAGGGCGCGGTGCAGGGCGGGGCGTACGGCCGGGCGCCGGCTCCGTGACGACGGAGCCAGCGCGCCGATGATCTTCAGATCATGGTCAGGCGGCCGTGCACTGGACGTCGCGGCTGAGGCGGGTCGGGCGCGCCTGCGGGACGGCAAGTGGGGCGGCGGCAGCCGACGGGGCGTGCGGGTCGAGCCAGACCCGAACGGCCGGCCGACCCGGCGCGAGGCCCGGAATGCCCGCGATGTGCTGCTCGCGGCGGGTGAGCATCGCCACGTCGACGGTGAACTCGAAGAGCCGCCAGTCGACCTGCGGCTCGGCCCGGGCGCTCTGCGCCAGCTGCGCCAGCCGGACCGGATCGGTCACCGGACGGGCGCGGCCCGCCACGTACGCCTCGTCGTCGCTCTCCTCCGGCGGGAACGAGTGCAGCGCGTAACGGCCGTCTCGTTCGAGGTCGCGGCGCTTGGGCGAGTCGATGATGAAGCAGAACAGCCCTTCGGCGGTGATGACCGGGGAGACCGGATGGACGCGGGGCCCGCCGTCGGCGCGGACCGTGGCCAGATAGCCGAAGCCCGGCCCGTACTGCTGGAGGAGAACGCGGATCCCGTCGGCGAGTCGGGGCTCGTCGGCGGCGAATTCGGACCAGGAAGCCATGCGGGCATTCTATCGAACAAATGTACGAGCGGCGACCTCGACGCGCTGGTCACCGGCACCGAATCCGGCCACTTTTGGCAACGCGGCTATGGTGGTCCGATGCTGCTCTCCGACCGCGACCTGGTCTCCGAGATCAAGGCCGGCACGCTGGGCCTGGAGCCGTTCGAGCCCACCCTGGTCCAACCGTCCAGCATCGACGTCCGACTCGACCGGCTGTTCCGGGTCTTCAACAACCACCTCTACACCCACATCGACCCCGCCATGCAGCAGGACGACCTGACATCGGTGGTCGAGGTCCCCGACGGCGAGCCGTTCGTGCTGCACCCGGGGGAGTTCGTGCTCGCCTCGACGCTGGAGGTCATCTCGCTGGGTGACCAACTCGCCGGCCGACTGGAGGGCAAGAGCTCCCTGGGCCGGCTCGGGCTGCTCACGCACTCCACCGCCGGTTTCATCGACCCGGGCTTCTCCGGTCACGTGACCCTGGAACTCTCGAACGTGGCGAACCTGCCGATCACCCTGTGGCCGGGCATGAAGATCGGGCAGCTCTGCATCTTCCGGCTCTCCTCGCCGGCCGAGCACCCGTACGGCTCGGCGGTCTACGGCTCGCGCTACCAGGGCCAGCGGGGGCCGACGCCCAGCCGCGCCTGGCAGCACTGGCGCACCTGGCCAACCCGCTGAGGTTCACCCGCTAGAACCACGACGACAAGGGCCCGCCGCGACGGATCGCGGCGGGCCCTTCGATCACCCGGGGTCAGCCCGGGCGGCCGTAGCTGTGGATCGGGCCGTCGTCGACCTTCTTCATCTTGACCGGTTGACCGGCCTGCGAGGCGTGCACCACCCAGCCGCCGCCGACGTACATGCCGACGTGGTGGATGTCGCTGTAGTAGAAGACCAGGTCGCCGGGGCGCAGGTCGCCCTTGCTGACGTCCTTCGTGACGCGGCTCTGCGCGGCGGCGTTGTGCGGCAGCGACACACCGGCCTTCGCCCAGGCGGCCAGCATCAGCCCGGAGCAGTCGTACGAGTTCGGACCCTCGGCACCCCAGACGTAGGGCTTGCCGATCTGCGCGCAGGCGAACTTGACAGCGGTGCCCGCGGCGCCGCCGGGGTAGCTGCCCGGGCAGGGCGCTGGGCGCAGCGGGCCGCCGCCGCCGCTGCCGTACACCTTGAGGCGCAGCTTCTGCAGGCGGTCGATCTCGTCGTTGATCTGCTTCTTCTTCGCCGCCAGCTGAGCTTCGGTGCGGGCCAGCTGGGCCACCATCTCGTCCAGCGGCGCCTTCTGCGCGGCCAGCTGGTCGCGCAGGTCGGCCACCTGGCGTACGTCCTTCTGCTGGTTGTGCGCGAAGCGGTCGAGCATTTCGAGCTGACCGACCACCTCGCTCGGCGACCGGCTCCCCAGCATCGCGTTGACTGTCGAGACGTTCTCACCCATGTAGGCGCGTACGGCCAGGGCGCTGACCTTGTCCATCGCGGCGTCGACCTGACGCTCCAGCGGGGTGATCCGGGCGGCCAGCGCGTCGGCCTGCTTGCGCTTCGCGGCGAGGTCGGTGCGAGTGGCGTTGTGCCGTTCGATGATCGGTTCGAGCTTGTTCCAGTCGGCGTCGATCTGGCGCTCGATCTCGGCGACGGACGGGTCTGCGTGGGCCGCCGTGGCAGTGCCGGTCAGGACGACGGCGATGCCGGCCAGCGCGGCGAGTGCGGTGGTGAAGCGGGACCAGCGTGGGCGCGGCACGATCGACGGCGGGCCGGCTGATGCCGACCGCTCGGACGACGGCCGCGGGGCATGGAGTGCCACCGGGGTTCCGTACTCCTTCTTCCTGACCGCCTACCGGGTTAGCTGACGGGTTCGGGCGGGAAGTCGGCGCCCTACCGCAGTGGCTGCGGATTCACCCCGAGGGACCTGGGTCCCCGGTTCGCTCGGAAACGACTCGGCGGTGTCGGTCCGTTACCGCCCGGGCTGGGCGGAGCTGCTGTCGGGCCGACGAATGACCAGAGTAGAGACGCTTGTTACCGATCCGCAACCCATGCGGCCGTGACACTCCGTACGGATTGGACGAGGTCACCGACCGTGTGTGAAGAATTCTTTCCGCATGCTTCGATAGATGGAAAGGTATTGACCTGACCTCCCGGGCGGCGCGATGGTGACCTGACCTCACTCCGCGAGAATCTAGGGGGTTCGATGCACCATCCAACCCTGTCGACCGGCTGGCGGGCACTGCTCGCCGCCACCGTGGTCGCCGCCGCGACCACGGTGCCGCTCTCCGTCGGCCCGGCCGCCGCCGCGCCCACCACCGACCGCCAACACCAGTACGCCGCCGCGGCCACCGAGTACGGCGTGCCGACCGTCGTGCTGCTCGGCGTCTCCTACCTGGAGTCGCGCTGGGACACCAACGCCGGCACACCGAGCACCAGTGGCGGGTACGGCCCGATGCACCTGACCGACGCCCGGCACGTGGCTGCCCTACCGGGGCGCGGTCACCACGACGCCGGCGCCGAGGACCCACGCGGCGACGACTCCCGTCCCGCCCGGGTGCCCGCGCCCCGGCCCGTCGAGGCCCCCGCGCCGTCCACCGCCGCGTTGCAGACCGTGGACGCCGCCGCCACGCTGACCGGTGCCACCCCCGAGGCACTGCGCACCGACGCGGGCCTCAACATCCGGGGTGGGGCCGCGCTGCTGAGCGCGTACCAACGGGATCTGAACGCGCCGGTCGGCGCGGACACCGACCCGGCGGCCTGGTACGGCGCGGTGGCCCGCTACTCCGGCGCGGACAGCGCCGACGCCGCCGCGGCCTTCGCCGACGAGGTCTTCACCACCATCGGCGCGGGCCAGACCCGGGTGACCGACGACGGCCAGCGGATCACCCTGCCGGCCCGTACGGTGCGGCCCGAGCGTTCCTGGTTGGACCGGCTGGGTCTGCGCCGGCTGGCCCGCCCGGACGGGGTGGAGTGCCCCCGCACCATCTCCTGTGAATGGATCCCGGCGCCCTACGAGGCGTTCGGCGACGGGGACTACGGCAACCACGACCTCTCCGACCGGCCCGCGCGGCAGAAGATCGAGTACATCGTCATCCACGACACCGAGGCGAGTTGGGCGACGACACTGCAACTCGTCCAGGATCCGACCTACGTGAGCTGGCACTACTCGCTGCGCTCGGTCGACGGGCACATCGCCCAGCACGTGCGGACCACTGACGTCGGCTGGCACGCCGGCAACTGGTACGTCAACGCCAAGTCGATCGGTCTGGAACACGAGGGCTTCGCGGCGCAGGGCACCTGGTACACCGAGGCGATGTACCGGACCTCGGCGAAGCTGGTCCGGCACCTGGCGCTGCGGCTGGGCATCCCACTGGACCGCCAACACATCATCGGCCACGACAACGTGCCCGGCACCATCCCCTCGACAGTGCGGGGAATGCACTGGGATCCGGGGCCGTACTGGGACTGGACGCACTACTTCGACCTGCTGCACGCACCTCGACTGGACACCGGCACCCCGGCCACCGGGCTGGTCCGGATCTACCCGGACTACGCCACCAACCGGCCGGCGTTCACCGACTGCGTCACCGCAGGCGTCCCGTGCGCGCCGCGCGGCTCCTCGGCGGTCGTGCTGCGCAGCGCACCGTCCGCGGACGCGCCACTGGTCAACGACATCGCGCTCCGCCCGGACGGCACCCCGAACACGATGGCCGTGTCGGACCACGGTGCCCGGGCCTCCGCCGGGCAGACGTACGCGCTGGCCGGACGGCAGGGCGACTGGACGGCGATCTGGTACCTCGGGCAGCGGGCCTGGTTCCACAACCCGGCGTCCGCGCCGACCGCCAGCTGGACCGTCGGTGTCGTGGCCACCCCGAAGCCCGGCCGGACCACCATTCCGGTGTACGGACGGGCCTACCCGGAGCAGTCGGCGTACCCGGACGGGGTGCCCTACCAGGCGATCTCGCCGCTGCAGTACACCCTGACCGCCGGGCAGCGGTACGCCGTCGGCGCGGTGCTGGCTGGCGAGTACTACCGGGCCAGCACCGTCGACGGCTCCTCGCCCGGCGACTGGACGGTGATTCGCGGCAAGAACCGCTACGCGCAGATCCAGTTCGGCCACCGGATCATGTACGTCGACCTCGCCGACGTGCAGCTGCTGCCATCCCCGGTGGGAGCGCCCCGCTGAGAAACCACGACGGCCCCCGGTCGGTGACCGGGGGCCGTCGTGTTGGCGCTGGGTGGATCAGCCGGGTCTACGGAACCCGGCGACGGGCATGGTGTTGATGCTGGACACCTGCACCGGTTTGCCGGCACGTGGCGCGTGCACCATTGTGTTGTTGCCCAGATAGAGCCCGACATGACTCAGGCCGGAGAAGAAGAAGACCAGGTCACCGGGCCGGGCGTCGGCTCGCGAAACGGCCTTGCCCTCGTTCCACTGGTCACCGGTGTGGTGGGTTAGGTAGATCCCGGCCGCCTTGTAGGCGTACTGGGTCAGTCCCGAGCAGTCGAACGAGTTCGGCCCGGTGGCACCCCAGACGTACGGCTTGCCGACCTTGCCGCAGGCGGTCTTGATCGCGGTGCGGGCGGCCGCGCTGAACACTCCGTTGATCGTCGGGCAGGCCGCGGTCTTGACGGTGGTCTTCGGCATCGACGCCTCGAGTTGCTTGATCTCGGCGTCGATCTGCTTCTTCTTGGCCGCCAGCTCGTTCTGCTGCTTGGTCTGGGTGACGATCAGCGCGTCCAGCTTTTGCTTCTCACCGTCGTACTTGGCCCGTACGGCCAGCACGCCCTCGACCTCCTTGCGCTCCCGCGCGGCGAGCCGGTCGAGGATGGTGAGCTGCTCGGTGAGCGTGTCCGGCTTGGCGCTGACCAGCAGCGCGCCGATGTCTTGCGACGGGCCCGAGATGTAGTAGCGGGAGGCGAGATCGCCGACCCGGTTGAGCGCCAGCTCGCTCTGCAGCGCCAGCGGCTCGATCTTCTTCTGCAGGTTCGCCGACTTCTGCCGGTTGACCTTCAGCTGCGCCCGGACCTTGTTGTACTGCTCGATGGTGGGCTCCAACTGCTCCCACTTCTTGTCGATCTGCGCCTCGATCTCGTCGACCGTGGGCGCGGCATGTGCCGGCGCGGTCAGCAGACCGGCGCCGACCGCTGCGGCAGCGACCAGGACGAGCACCCGGTGCGCGACGCGGCGCAGGCCACCAGAGCGAGCAGACGCAGTCAGGTCGTGACGATGAGGGGGCATGGTTGCCACCGGCACCGACTCCTTTGCAACCGACCGCCGGGCGCCTCGCGTGAGGGAAGGGCCGAGGCAGACGACCCACAGCGGTCGGTGCCTCACATTAGGGAAGCTCGGGGCGGTAATCAAGGTGACCGCAGTAACCATCACTGTCGTGCAACCGCTTGCACACCAAGGGTATTGGTTCGTCAACCAACGATT belongs to Micromonospora ureilytica and includes:
- the dcd gene encoding dCTP deaminase encodes the protein MLLSDRDLVSEIKAGTLGLEPFEPTLVQPSSIDVRLDRLFRVFNNHLYTHIDPAMQQDDLTSVVEVPDGEPFVLHPGEFVLASTLEVISLGDQLAGRLEGKSSLGRLGLLTHSTAGFIDPGFSGHVTLELSNVANLPITLWPGMKIGQLCIFRLSSPAEHPYGSAVYGSRYQGQRGPTPSRAWQHWRTWPTR
- a CDS encoding class I SAM-dependent methyltransferase encodes the protein MPIETGYHDELGEFFAQNANTSPYNAYTDRPAMLALAGDVANADILDVGCGAGHYAAELLARGARVTGIDASATVLRHAHSRAARAELRLHDLEQPLDFAADASFDGIVCALVIHHVTNRRQLLAEMRRVLRPAGWLVISITHPTADWRYFGGSYYDQSWVDLPHGPGVLHFQRTTLEAFLGELLDAGFTLEKLVEPRPGAELREVDEAAYTRLTERPSFLAARLRSGV
- a CDS encoding C40 family peptidase — protein: MPVATMPPHRHDLTASARSGGLRRVAHRVLVLVAAAAVGAGLLTAPAHAAPTVDEIEAQIDKKWEQLEPTIEQYNKVRAQLKVNRQKSANLQKKIEPLALQSELALNRVGDLASRYYISGPSQDIGALLVSAKPDTLTEQLTILDRLAARERKEVEGVLAVRAKYDGEKQKLDALIVTQTKQQNELAAKKKQIDAEIKQLEASMPKTTVKTAACPTINGVFSAAARTAIKTACGKVGKPYVWGATGPNSFDCSGLTQYAYKAAGIYLTHHTGDQWNEGKAVSRADARPGDLVFFFSGLSHVGLYLGNNTMVHAPRAGKPVQVSSINTMPVAGFRRPG
- a CDS encoding N-acetylmuramoyl-L-alanine amidase, translating into MHHPTLSTGWRALLAATVVAAATTVPLSVGPAAAAPTTDRQHQYAAAATEYGVPTVVLLGVSYLESRWDTNAGTPSTSGGYGPMHLTDARHVAALPGRGHHDAGAEDPRGDDSRPARVPAPRPVEAPAPSTAALQTVDAAATLTGATPEALRTDAGLNIRGGAALLSAYQRDLNAPVGADTDPAAWYGAVARYSGADSADAAAAFADEVFTTIGAGQTRVTDDGQRITLPARTVRPERSWLDRLGLRRLARPDGVECPRTISCEWIPAPYEAFGDGDYGNHDLSDRPARQKIEYIVIHDTEASWATTLQLVQDPTYVSWHYSLRSVDGHIAQHVRTTDVGWHAGNWYVNAKSIGLEHEGFAAQGTWYTEAMYRTSAKLVRHLALRLGIPLDRQHIIGHDNVPGTIPSTVRGMHWDPGPYWDWTHYFDLLHAPRLDTGTPATGLVRIYPDYATNRPAFTDCVTAGVPCAPRGSSAVVLRSAPSADAPLVNDIALRPDGTPNTMAVSDHGARASAGQTYALAGRQGDWTAIWYLGQRAWFHNPASAPTASWTVGVVATPKPGRTTIPVYGRAYPEQSAYPDGVPYQAISPLQYTLTAGQRYAVGAVLAGEYYRASTVDGSSPGDWTVIRGKNRYAQIQFGHRIMYVDLADVQLLPSPVGAPR
- a CDS encoding SigE family RNA polymerase sigma factor, with amino-acid sequence MQRPRELAPPEGFAEFVAARSDALLRSAWLLTGDAGRAEDLLQTVLADVWRRWATIRSAGHPEAYLRRALFTTYVSWWRRRWRSEIPSQPPDGPSRGDVAGESVDRDAVRRALARLSRQQRAIVVLRYVEDLTVQRTAEVLGCSHNTVKVQAFRALRILRTDPNLELFAAWRSRSDA
- a CDS encoding pyridoxamine 5'-phosphate oxidase family protein; translated protein: MASWSEFAADEPRLADGIRVLLQQYGPGFGYLATVRADGGPRVHPVSPVITAEGLFCFIIDSPKRRDLERDGRYALHSFPPEESDDEAYVAGRARPVTDPVRLAQLAQSARAEPQVDWRLFEFTVDVAMLTRREQHIAGIPGLAPGRPAVRVWLDPHAPSAAAAPLAVPQARPTRLSRDVQCTAA
- a CDS encoding 2'-5' RNA ligase family protein — its product is MEPTQTALIVPIPEAEEAVGQFRASLDPAASWGVPAHVTVLYPFLPPQRINEQALAVLRETLAEIPRFDVALTHVGWFGDAVVWLAPQPDRPFRDLTEAVWQRFPEAPPYAGAHSDVVPHLTIGHDAAKPVLSHAAETISAHLPINAAIDRVRLIAGTPDVSPWRTVREFPLGTHP
- a CDS encoding C40 family peptidase; its protein translation is MALHAPRPSSERSASAGPPSIVPRPRWSRFTTALAALAGIAVVLTGTATAAHADPSVAEIERQIDADWNKLEPIIERHNATRTDLAAKRKQADALAARITPLERQVDAAMDKVSALAVRAYMGENVSTVNAMLGSRSPSEVVGQLEMLDRFAHNQQKDVRQVADLRDQLAAQKAPLDEMVAQLARTEAQLAAKKKQINDEIDRLQKLRLKVYGSGGGGPLRPAPCPGSYPGGAAGTAVKFACAQIGKPYVWGAEGPNSYDCSGLMLAAWAKAGVSLPHNAAAQSRVTKDVSKGDLRPGDLVFYYSDIHHVGMYVGGGWVVHASQAGQPVKMKKVDDGPIHSYGRPG